CAGGAGAGAGGTTTTACATGGGAAAAACCCTTTTTGAGCGAGGCTCCCTATCTTGTTCTCGTGTTTGCCGATGTTAGGGCGCCTTTTGCAGTTCAGTCCACATGGCTGGCAATAGGTTACCTCCTGCTCGCCCTTGAGGAAGAAGGGCTCGGCACGGTGACTTACACTCCTCCCAATCCCAAAGAGATTGAAGAACTTGTAAATGCTCCTAAACACTACAAGCTCCAGACAATACTTCCCATAGGCTACCCCAACGATGAAAAGCCCAAATATGAGAGGAAGAAGCTGGGAGATGTAGTTAGCTTCAACAGCTTCTGAGCACTTTCCTTTTCTCCTTGATATTTGCAAAGTTAACAATTTGCACAACGCCAACATTTTTGAACTTTGCCGAAATTTAATCGACTAAAAAGTGATTTTTGAGAAAAATTTTTCAATTTTTTAGATTTTTAGAAAATTTATTCGATAAAACTTCAAAATTACCGAAAAATTTATATGCTCTTTCCAATCATATCTGAGTGGGTGGTGCATATTAAGTGGTGGAATAATGGTGCTGGACTCAACGCTCAGGGAAGGGGAGCAGACACCGGGAGTAAACTTCAGCCCTGAGGACAGGCTTAGAATAGGAATTGCCCTCGACGAGATCAGGGTCGATTTTATAGAGGCCGGCCATCCAGCAGTAAGCGAAGAGATCCTTGAGGGGATACGCCTTCTCGCTTCTCAGGGCCTCAACGCGAACATTCTGGCGCACTCAAGGGCCCTGAGAAGCGACATTGACCTAGTTCTAAAGGCCGAGGCAGAGTGGATAGGCATCTTTATGTGCCTCTCCCGGAGGTGTCTGGAAAGGAGGTTCAGGACGGATCTCAGTGAGGCCCTCGCTAGGATCGAGGATGCCATTCTATATGCCAAAGACCATGGGCTGAAGGTCCGGTTCACACCGGAGGACACCACTAGGACGGAGTGGGAAAACTTAACTGCAGCCCTGAATCTCGCCAGGGAACTCAAAGTCGACAGGGTGAGCATAGCAGACACCACAGGGGTCGCTCACCCACTCGAGTTTTACGACCTCGTCAAGCGCGTCGTCGAGTTCGGCATTCCGGTGAATGTCCACTGCCACAACGACCTGGGATTGGCCCTGGCAAACGCAATAATGGGAATAGAGGCAGGAGCTACGCTGGTGGATGCAACCATTAACGGAATAGGCGAGAGAGCTGGGATAGTTGATCTGTCCCAGCTCTTGGCGGTGCTGTACTACCACTATGGGATCAAGAAGTACAGGTTGGAGAAGCTCTACTCACTGAGCAGGCTCGTGAGCGAGATAACAGAATTGCAGGTTCAGCAAAACTATCCCATAGTAGGTCAGAACGCCTTCACCCACAAGGCAGGTCTGCACGTTTCGGCAGTCGTCAGGGATCCATCTTTCTACGAGTTCTTACCTCCTGAGACCTTCGGGAGGGAGAGAACTATCTACGTCGACCGCTTCGCTGGCAAGGATACTATACGATTCCACCTCTGCAGATTCGGAATCCACGACGAGGGGATAATTGAAGAGCTCCTCAGGAGGGTAAAGGCCTCAAGAAGACCTTTCACACCCGAGATGCTGGCCGAAGAGGCGAGGAGGATGATGACATGACGCTCGTTGAGGAACTTCTCGGAGCCAAAACAGGCGAAGTTGTTGTGAGGGAAGTCAACCTCGTTTACGCGCACGACGGTACGATGCCCCTTATAATAGAGGCATTCAGGAGAAACTTCACGAGAGTCCTTCCGGAGACCTACGTTTTCTTTGACCACGTCTTTCCGGCCCCAACGGTTAAGGTGGCAAACCTCCAGAGGGAAATCTTGGAGTTCGCGAGGGAGCAAGGAATTCCAGTGGTCCAAGGGCAGGGAATATCACACCAGGTGGCCGTTGAGATGGGCTTGGCCAATAATGCGAAGATAGTGGTCGGTGCAGACAGCCACACGCCCACTTTGGGAGCCCTTGGAGTTTTTGCCGTTGGGATGGGGGCCACCGACACTGCGGTGGTTATGGGGCTTGGAAAAACCTGGTTCCGCGTTCCCGAGAGCGTTTCAGTGGTCTTCGAGGGAAAACCTGGAAAAAACGTCATGGCGGCAGATGCCATGATTTACATCATTACCTCATTGAGGGACTTCGAGATGAACTATAAAGCTATAGAGTTCTTCAACGTCCCCTTCAGTTTCGACGAGAGGTTGACACTCACCAACTTCAGCGTCGAGGCCAACGCGAAGACCGGAATCATAGGCGGGGAGTACACAGGTGACGGCTACGTCTTGGAGCTTGAGATTGACCTCTCATCCATTCCACCGATGGTTGCAAAACCGCACCATCCATCGAACGGCGTCCCCGTTGAGGAGGTCGATGGGACAAAAATAGACCAGGTCTTCATCGGCTCGTGCACCAACGGCCGCTTCGAGCAGATAGAGAAGGCGGCGGAGATACTCGCTGGGGAGGAAGTAGCGGTCAGGACGATAATCGGGCCCGCATCGGTCAACGTCTACCGCAGAATGATTGAGACCGGCATTGCCAAGGTCTTGATCGATGCCGGAGCGGTCATACTCCCGCCCGGCTGCGGCCCGTGCCTCGGGAGGCATATGGGCGTTGCTGGTGATGGCGACGTTATCCTGAGCACAACGAACAGGAACTTCCGTGGAAGGATGGGCTCGCCCAACTCCGAGATTTACCTGGGGAGCCCGGTAACCGCTGCCCTCAGCGCCCTCTACGGAGAGATAACGAACCCGGAGGGAGGGGCATGATAACGAGGGGAAGAGTGTGGCTCTTTGGTGACAACGTTTCAACCGACACGATAACCCCGGGGAGGTACAACCTCACGAAGGATCCCGAGGAGCTGGCCAGGATAGCCTTCATAGAGGCCCGTCCCGAGTTTTCGAAGGAGGTAAAGCCCGGGGACGTTGTGGCCGGCGGGAGGAACTTCGGGATAGGCTCTTCCAGGGAATCCGCTGCCCTATCGCTCAAAGCGGCGGGAGTTGCTGGGGTTATAGCCCAGTCATTCGGAAGGATATTCTACCGCAACGCTGTGAACCTCGGCCTCCCCCTGCTCGTCGGCGACACGAGCGGGCTGAGGGACGGGGAGATAGTCGAGGTGAACTGGCGGACCGGTGAGGTGAGAACTGAGAGCGGAACCTTTTACTTCAAACCGCTCGACGGCTTCCTCCTCAGGATCGTCGAGGAGGGGGGAATACTTAGCTTCATCGAGAGGAGGGGTGACCTGTGTATAGAGTAGCCGTGATTCCCGGAGATGGAATAGGACCGGAGGTCATCGATGGTGCTGTGAGGGTTCTAAAAGCCGTAACCGACAGGATAAGGTTCGAGTACTACGAGGGAGGATTGGATGTTTTCCGGGAGTGCGGGAGCCCGATCAGAGAGGACGACCTTGATGAGATAAGGAGGAGCGACGCGGTCCTCTTTGGAGCAACCACAACCCCCTTTGATCTCCCCGGTTACAGGAGTTTAATACTCACCCTCAGGAAGGAGCTCGGCCTCTACGCCAACCTGAGAATAATACCTGAGCTCAAAGGCGGGAGAGAGATCGTCATAGTCAGGGAGAACAGCGAGGGCCTCTACTCTGGAATAGGCTCGGTTGTGAACGAAAGAGCAGTTGACGTCAGGCTCATAACGAGGGAAGGGGCTGAAAGGATAGCCCGCTTTGCCGTGGAGCAGGCCAAGGTCAGAGGGAGCTTCATAACCTTCGTCCACAAGGCGAACGTCCTCATCGGTGACAAGTTCTTCAGAAGGATAGTCTTGGAAGTGGCGGAAGAGGAGGGCGTTGAGGTTAAGGATGCCATAATCGACTCCTTCACGATAAAACTGGTTAGAAAACCCTGGGAGCACGGAGTAATCCTCAGTGAAAACCTCTTCGGGGACATACTGAGTGACCTTGCCACTGTACATGCTGGAAGCATAGGGATCGTCCCCAGCGGGAACTACGGGGAGGAGATAGCTCTCTTCGAGCCGGTTCACGGTTCCGCACCGGACATAGCAGGCAGGGGAATAGCCAACCCGATAGGAGCCATACTGAGCGGTGCAATGCTCCTCGATTACCTTGGATTAGATGGTTCGCTTATCAGGACGGCGGTCAGCAACTACGTTAGGGATGGCGAGCTGACCCCAGACATGGGGGGAAGGTCAAGGACGGACGACGTCGTCAGGGGAATAATCGGCGAGATAGAGAACCTCCTCTCCATGGACGAGGTCTGGCGGGATGAGATTCGGGTGAGCAGACTTGAAAGCGACATAAGCCGAATGGCGGGGTTAAGGTTGCATCCGTAACTAAAGCTCTAAAGCTGATTTCATTTGTTACGAAGCCTTTAAGTTCCAGATCTGTGGCAAAAGGTGGGGGTGAAGGGAATGGTGGAATGTCCGGTATGCGGAAGTGAAATAGAGGTCGGAGAGGTTGAACTGCATCAGATAGTCGAATGCCCTGTATGCGGAGCGGAGCTTGAGGTTGTGAGCCTTGAGCCCTTAACCTTGGAGGAGCTCCCCGAGGTCGAGGAAGACTGGGGGGAGTAATCTTTTCAATTTTTTTGGTGGTGGTGATGAGGATAGGGATCACATACACAGTTCTCAGAAGGGAGGAGATGGCCATAAAGGAGAGGGCCGGTGAGTTTGGGGAAGTTGTTATGCTCCACGAGGATGAACTGCTCTTCCCCAGAAAATACAACCTCGATGTGGTCATAATAAGGAACGTGAGCCACTTCAAGGCCCTCTACACAGCCAGACTCTTCGAGAGCGAGGGGATTCC
The Thermococcus sp. 2319x1 DNA segment above includes these coding regions:
- a CDS encoding nitroreductase family protein, coding for MCVPELAKRRKTVRKFMPDKPPKEDILKAIEAAKEAPSGMNAQPWHFVIIESIEMKKRIREVCEEGERKFYEKMKGKLGEWLQERGFTWEKPFLSEAPYLVLVFADVRAPFAVQSTWLAIGYLLLALEEEGLGTVTYTPPNPKEIEELVNAPKHYKLQTILPIGYPNDEKPKYERKKLGDVVSFNSF
- the lysS gene encoding homocitrate synthase, whose translation is MVLDSTLREGEQTPGVNFSPEDRLRIGIALDEIRVDFIEAGHPAVSEEILEGIRLLASQGLNANILAHSRALRSDIDLVLKAEAEWIGIFMCLSRRCLERRFRTDLSEALARIEDAILYAKDHGLKVRFTPEDTTRTEWENLTAALNLARELKVDRVSIADTTGVAHPLEFYDLVKRVVEFGIPVNVHCHNDLGLALANAIMGIEAGATLVDATINGIGERAGIVDLSQLLAVLYYHYGIKKYRLEKLYSLSRLVSEITELQVQQNYPIVGQNAFTHKAGLHVSAVVRDPSFYEFLPPETFGRERTIYVDRFAGKDTIRFHLCRFGIHDEGIIEELLRRVKASRRPFTPEMLAEEARRMMT
- a CDS encoding 3-isopropylmalate dehydratase/homoaconitate hydratase family large subunit, giving the protein MTLVEELLGAKTGEVVVREVNLVYAHDGTMPLIIEAFRRNFTRVLPETYVFFDHVFPAPTVKVANLQREILEFAREQGIPVVQGQGISHQVAVEMGLANNAKIVVGADSHTPTLGALGVFAVGMGATDTAVVMGLGKTWFRVPESVSVVFEGKPGKNVMAADAMIYIITSLRDFEMNYKAIEFFNVPFSFDERLTLTNFSVEANAKTGIIGGEYTGDGYVLELEIDLSSIPPMVAKPHHPSNGVPVEEVDGTKIDQVFIGSCTNGRFEQIEKAAEILAGEEVAVRTIIGPASVNVYRRMIETGIAKVLIDAGAVILPPGCGPCLGRHMGVAGDGDVILSTTNRNFRGRMGSPNSEIYLGSPVTAALSALYGEITNPEGGA
- a CDS encoding 3-isopropylmalate dehydratase small subunit, which encodes MITRGRVWLFGDNVSTDTITPGRYNLTKDPEELARIAFIEARPEFSKEVKPGDVVAGGRNFGIGSSRESAALSLKAAGVAGVIAQSFGRIFYRNAVNLGLPLLVGDTSGLRDGEIVEVNWRTGEVRTESGTFYFKPLDGFLLRIVEEGGILSFIERRGDLCIE
- a CDS encoding isocitrate/isopropylmalate family dehydrogenase; translated protein: MYRVAVIPGDGIGPEVIDGAVRVLKAVTDRIRFEYYEGGLDVFRECGSPIREDDLDEIRRSDAVLFGATTTPFDLPGYRSLILTLRKELGLYANLRIIPELKGGREIVIVRENSEGLYSGIGSVVNERAVDVRLITREGAERIARFAVEQAKVRGSFITFVHKANVLIGDKFFRRIVLEVAEEEGVEVKDAIIDSFTIKLVRKPWEHGVILSENLFGDILSDLATVHAGSIGIVPSGNYGEEIALFEPVHGSAPDIAGRGIANPIGAILSGAMLLDYLGLDGSLIRTAVSNYVRDGELTPDMGGRSRTDDVVRGIIGEIENLLSMDEVWRDEIRVSRLESDISRMAGLRLHP
- the lysW gene encoding lysine biosynthesis protein LysW — encoded protein: MVECPVCGSEIEVGEVELHQIVECPVCGAELEVVSLEPLTLEELPEVEEDWGE